The Candidatus Obscuribacterales bacterium DNA segment AGACTTGCCCTTGAATCTCTAGTTGCTGGTCTATCTGATGGCTCTCCAGAAGAGCGAATGATGAAGCTAGCTCGAATCATTTGCATGGTTGCATGTGATGAAGAAGGCAAGCCACTCTTTGAAGAATCAGACAGCCAGGAACTGATGAAGAAAAGCGCTAAGCCACTGATGCGAATCGTTCGTTCAGGGACAAAGCTCAATTCTCTTCAAGAGAACGATCTTGAGATCGCAGAAAAAAACTTAGAGAGCAGCCAGACTTAAAATTCTGGTTCATTCTGGCTGCTCAGTTAGGTATGTCGGTTGCTCAAGCTCAAAGAGAAATCAATCTAGTTGAGTTTGTTCACTGGCAAGCCTTTTACAAGATCGAACCATTTGGCGAACAGAGAGACGATTTCAGGAACGGTTATCTGATGAGCTTGTTGGCAAACATCAATAAGAGTAAGGATGCAAGAGCCTTCAAGGCGATTGACTTTATGCCCTTTATTGATGGTGGCACTCGTGAAGAACAAAGTCTTGAAGAACAAGCTCGCATACTGGAACGTTACGTAAGGAACACAAGCAATGGCTAAAGTCGGCGCGGTTACGATGGAGATGCAAGCTGATATTGGTAGCTTTACGCGCAATATCAACAAAGCAGTCAACGAAACTAATAGCGCTGTTAAGAAGATTCAAGGTTCTTTCACCGGATTACAAAATCTGATGATTGGTTTTGGAGCCAGCTTTAGCATTGGTCAGATAGTGCAAGAGGCTGCTGAATCAGAGCTGGCAATGAAGCAGCTGGAAGCAACCATTAGATCCACTGGTGGTACAGCCGGGATTTCTGCTCAAGAGTTAGGGGATTTGTCTAGCCAGCTTCAACAGACTTCCACCTACTCTGATGAAGCAATCCAGAATATGGAATCGTTGCTTCTGACATTCACCAATATTGGTGGCGAAGTAATTCCGCGCGCCTCTCAAGCGATCCTTGATATGTCCACGAAGCTTGGGATCGATCTGAATTCGGCAGCCATGAAAGCTGGCAAGGCTCTTAATGACCCAATCAATGGAATAGCTTCTCTATCCAAGATGGGCATTACTTTCACCGAGAGCCAGAAGAAAGTAATGGAACAGATGGTTCATGCCGGTCATGCTGCCGATGCTCAAGCCATGATTTTGGAAAAGTTGGAAGGCAAGTATGCCGGTGCTGCCGCTGCCGCAAGAGACACGCTTGATGGTGCTCTTAAATCCTTGAGCTTGAGTTTTACTGATTTGCTTGAGCAGATAGGTCTAGATTCTAAAGGTGGTTTGCGTTATGGCACTGAGTTGCTGATTACCAGCTTCCAGTATCTTGCGGCTCATTCAAAAGAAGTAGAGAAGGGCTTATTAGCAATTGCAGTAGCTTCGGCTTCTGTTGTTGCCGTTCAATTGCCAGCAAATATTTCAACTCTAGCGCTAGGAATGGGTAACTTAGCTAGAGCTTTAAACCCTGTGACTCTCGGGTTCGGCTTGCTCATTGGCTCAATCATTTTATTTGATGATCAAATTACAAAGGCTAGAAAAGATCTATACAGCTTTCTGCATATTCCATTGTCAAAGAGTGAAGCAATGGGTTTTGTGGAAACCATAACAAACCTTACATCTAAAGGCTTTTCTACTTTAGCTAAGACGATGCCGGATGTTTCAAAAATCATTGAGGATACCAATAAACGTATTGCTGATTTAACCCGCCTTTCTGGCAAGGCGGGCAATGCTCTAGCTGTTGATTTCGGTGATGCCGTCGAGAAATCCAAGAAAAAAGTTAAGAGCCTGAAAGAACAGATGGATGAACTCTTCCAGAAGGACTATCAGGAAGGCATCAACAACATGATTGCCAACCAGAAGGCTTTGGATGAACAGCTTAAAGGTGCTGTTCAAGGAATGCTTTCGCCGTGGGATACGTACACCCAGAATGTCGGCAAGCTCATGGAACTTGCAAGACAGTTTCCACAGAATGCTGCTGAAATGTCTTTTGCCATTCGGAAACTCTCACAAGAATTCGCGCAATCCACACCGGAAGTTCAGAGGTTCAATGAAACCGCTCAGAAGTTGAAGCAAGAGTTTGCAGCGAGCATGGATGCAACGATTCACAAGGGTGAGGAACTCCGCAAACAAGCGTCTGATACTATCGACATGCTTGATCTCAAAATGGCTGATATGGAGAAGGGTTTCTTCAGTCTAGGTGATGCCTCTAAACAATTAGGCAACAATATCGTCACTGCTTTTGACCAGGCGATTTTCTCTGGCAAGAGCCTTACTGATGTCGTTAAGAATCTTGGGATGGCTATTCTTAGGATTGCGGAACAGCAGTTCATTCTGACGCCATTGCAGAATTTTATAGCTGGCATTCCAAGTATGCTTGGTGGTTTATTCAAGCCAAGTTCTTCTCAGCTCGGTGGTGGAATTCCGTTACAGGGACCGATTCATCTTCCGATGTTAGCTTCGGGTGGTTCTCTCTCTGCTGGTCAGCTTTCAATTGTTGGAGAGAAAGGACCAGAATTATTTCTTCCGAAATCTGACGGAACAGTTATTCCTAATGGCGCTTTCGGCGGCACCTCTCGCCCTAACGTCACCGTCAATATCATCAATCAGACAGATTCGAGAATCGTTCAACAAAGAACGGTTAATCCGGATGGCTCCGAAGATTTCAACGTACTCGTAATGAAAGCGGTTACTAATGGCGTTCAGAATGGTGATGCT contains these protein-coding regions:
- a CDS encoding DUF4035 domain-containing protein encodes the protein MSVAQAQREINLVEFVHWQAFYKIEPFGEQRDDFRNGYLMSLLANINKSKDARAFKAIDFMPFIDGGTREEQSLEEQARILERYVRNTSNG
- a CDS encoding phage tail assembly chaperone, whose protein sequence is MVLNKEQIFAFKDREIQKVEIPEWEGHVCVRVVTGAERLALESLVAGLSDGSPEERMMKLARIICMVACDEEGKPLFEESDSQELMKKSAKPLMRIVRSGTKLNSLQENDLEIAEKNLESSQT
- a CDS encoding phage tail length tape measure family protein, translating into MAKVGAVTMEMQADIGSFTRNINKAVNETNSAVKKIQGSFTGLQNLMIGFGASFSIGQIVQEAAESELAMKQLEATIRSTGGTAGISAQELGDLSSQLQQTSTYSDEAIQNMESLLLTFTNIGGEVIPRASQAILDMSTKLGIDLNSAAMKAGKALNDPINGIASLSKMGITFTESQKKVMEQMVHAGHAADAQAMILEKLEGKYAGAAAAARDTLDGALKSLSLSFTDLLEQIGLDSKGGLRYGTELLITSFQYLAAHSKEVEKGLLAIAVASASVVAVQLPANISTLALGMGNLARALNPVTLGFGLLIGSIILFDDQITKARKDLYSFLHIPLSKSEAMGFVETITNLTSKGFSTLAKTMPDVSKIIEDTNKRIADLTRLSGKAGNALAVDFGDAVEKSKKKVKSLKEQMDELFQKDYQEGINNMIANQKALDEQLKGAVQGMLSPWDTYTQNVGKLMELARQFPQNAAEMSFAIRKLSQEFAQSTPEVQRFNETAQKLKQEFAASMDATIHKGEELRKQASDTIDMLDLKMADMEKGFFSLGDASKQLGNNIVTAFDQAIFSGKSLTDVVKNLGMAILRIAEQQFILTPLQNFIAGIPSMLGGLFKPSSSQLGGGIPLQGPIHLPMLASGGSLSAGQLSIVGEKGPELFLPKSDGTVIPNGAFGGTSRPNVTVNIINQTDSRIVQQRTVNPDGSEDFNVLVMKAVTNGVQNGDAELMAAFRNARATGRM